One Acutalibacter muris DNA window includes the following coding sequences:
- the purN gene encoding phosphoribosylglycinamide formyltransferase: MVRIGVLVSGGGTNLQQLIDAQAAGKLGGGKIVTVISSKPGVFALERAQRAGIEAVTLSRKEYPDVETYSQALITALRERDVELVVLSGFLTITSDSFVQAFPNRVMNVHPALLPAFGGKGYYGLHVHEAVLQRGAKLTGATVHFANEVCDGGPIILQKAVEVKEGDTPEILQKRVMEEAEWQLLPRAVELYCQGRLSVQDGIVHIKGEIK; this comes from the coding sequence ATGGTAAGGATAGGCGTGCTGGTCTCCGGCGGCGGCACCAATTTGCAGCAGCTGATAGACGCACAAGCAGCTGGAAAGCTGGGCGGCGGTAAGATAGTCACCGTCATATCCAGCAAGCCCGGAGTGTTTGCTCTGGAGCGCGCCCAAAGAGCCGGTATTGAGGCCGTCACCCTGAGCCGTAAGGAATACCCGGACGTGGAGACCTACAGTCAGGCGCTTATTACAGCCCTCAGGGAGCGGGACGTGGAGCTGGTGGTGCTCTCGGGCTTTTTGACCATTACCAGCGACAGCTTTGTACAGGCTTTCCCAAACCGCGTAATGAACGTGCACCCGGCTCTGCTGCCGGCCTTCGGCGGCAAGGGCTACTATGGACTGCACGTACACGAGGCCGTATTGCAGCGGGGCGCAAAGCTCACCGGGGCCACGGTGCACTTTGCCAACGAGGTATGCGACGGCGGGCCCATCATCCTGCAAAAAGCCGTGGAGGTCAAGGAGGGCGACACACCTGAAATACTGCAAAAGCGGGTCATGGAGGAGGCCGAATGGCAGCTGCTGCCAAGAGCCGTGGAGCTGTACTGCCAGGGACGGCTCAGCGTTCAGGACGGAATAGTGCATATCAAAGGAGAGATAAAATGA
- a CDS encoding IMP cyclohydrolase, translating to MKPINIFDDLKGNTYPGRGIVIGQSEDGKSLVTAYFIMGRSVNSRNRVFVAEGENMRTQAHDPALLTDPSLVIYYPVRTFDGGLIVTNGDQTDTIYNLICSSPDCIAPGYFVRALLTRTFEPDPPLYTPRISGIIDYKSGGYWLSILKSTDGDPAAAQRQFFAYEPMPGLGHFIHTYKCDGDPVPSFVGEPKPVSLSGDIDSFTDGLWESLNPDNKVSLFVRYIDLESGEAETRIVNKNK from the coding sequence ATGAAACCTATCAATATTTTTGACGACCTAAAGGGAAACACCTATCCCGGCCGGGGCATCGTCATCGGCCAAAGCGAGGACGGCAAGAGCCTTGTGACCGCCTACTTTATCATGGGCCGCAGCGTAAACAGCCGCAACCGGGTATTTGTGGCAGAGGGGGAAAATATGCGCACCCAGGCCCACGACCCGGCGCTGCTTACGGACCCCTCCTTGGTGATTTACTACCCTGTGCGCACCTTTGACGGCGGGCTGATAGTCACCAACGGCGACCAGACCGACACCATCTATAACCTTATCTGCTCGTCCCCAGATTGTATAGCTCCCGGCTATTTTGTCCGGGCTCTGCTCACCCGCACCTTCGAGCCGGACCCGCCGCTTTACACCCCCAGGATCTCCGGCATCATCGACTATAAAAGCGGCGGCTACTGGCTGTCCATCTTAAAGAGCACCGACGGCGATCCCGCCGCCGCCCAGCGCCAGTTCTTCGCCTATGAGCCCATGCCGGGGCTGGGACACTTTATTCATACCTACAAGTGCGACGGCGACCCGGTGCCCTCCTTTGTGGGCGAGCCCAAACCGGTCTCCCTCTCCGGGGACATCGACAGCTTCACGGACGGCCTTTGGGAGAGCCTGAACCCGGACAATAAGGTATCTCTGTTTGTCAGATATATTGACCTTGAAAGCGGCGAAGCAGAGACCAGGATAGTCAACAAAAACAAATAA
- a CDS encoding phosphoribosylaminoimidazolecarboxamide formyltransferase, translating to MAKEISLKYGCNPNQVPSRIFMKEGELPLQVLNGRPGYINFLDAFNSWQLVRELKMATGLPAAASFKHVSPAGAAVYVPLSDTLKKIYFVDDLELSPIASAYAAARGADRMSSYGDWAALSDVCDKETATLLAREVSDGIIAPGYTDEALAILKTKRKGNYNVVQIDESYVPAPIEHKDVFGVTFEQGRNELKIDASLLEDLPTANKNLTDEAKRDLIVSLITLKYTQSNSVCYVKNGQAIGVGAGQQSRVHCTRLAGNKADNWYLRQSPRVLELPFKPGLRRPDRDNTIDVYISDDYMDVLADGQWENFFTEKPQPFTREQRRQWLDGMTGVALGSDAFFPFGDNIERAHKSGVQFIAQPGGSIRDDNVIEVCDRYGIAMAFTGLRLFHH from the coding sequence ATGGCTAAGGAAATTTCACTTAAATATGGCTGCAACCCTAATCAGGTCCCCTCCAGGATATTCATGAAAGAGGGCGAGCTGCCTTTGCAGGTGCTCAACGGCCGCCCCGGCTATATAAACTTCCTGGACGCCTTCAACAGCTGGCAGCTGGTGCGGGAGCTTAAAATGGCTACCGGCCTGCCCGCCGCCGCTTCTTTCAAGCACGTGAGCCCCGCCGGGGCCGCGGTGTATGTGCCGCTTTCCGACACCCTAAAGAAAATATACTTCGTGGACGACTTGGAGCTCTCCCCCATTGCCAGCGCCTATGCCGCCGCCCGTGGTGCGGACCGTATGTCCTCCTATGGCGACTGGGCCGCCTTGTCCGACGTGTGCGACAAGGAGACGGCCACACTGCTGGCCCGAGAGGTTTCAGACGGCATTATCGCCCCCGGTTATACCGACGAGGCTTTGGCTATCCTCAAGACCAAGCGCAAGGGCAATTACAATGTGGTGCAGATAGACGAGAGCTATGTGCCCGCCCCTATCGAGCATAAGGACGTGTTCGGGGTCACCTTCGAGCAGGGCAGGAACGAGCTGAAAATAGACGCGAGCCTTCTTGAGGACCTTCCCACCGCCAACAAAAACCTGACGGACGAAGCAAAGCGTGACCTTATCGTATCGCTGATTACACTAAAGTATACTCAATCCAACTCTGTATGCTACGTAAAGAACGGTCAGGCCATCGGCGTGGGCGCGGGCCAGCAGAGCCGGGTACACTGCACACGCCTTGCGGGCAATAAGGCCGATAACTGGTATCTGCGCCAGTCCCCCCGGGTGCTTGAGCTGCCCTTTAAACCCGGCCTCCGCAGGCCCGACCGGGACAACACCATCGATGTATACATCTCCGACGACTACATGGACGTTTTGGCCGATGGCCAGTGGGAGAACTTCTTTACGGAGAAGCCCCAGCCCTTCACCCGGGAGCAGCGCCGCCAGTGGCTGGACGGCATGACCGGCGTGGCCCTGGGCAGCGACGCCTTCTTCCCCTTCGGCGACAATATCGAGCGGGCACATAAGTCAGGCGTACAGTTCATTGCCCAGCCCGGCGGCTCCATCCGTGACGACAACGTCATAGAGGTCTGCGACAGGTACGGCATAGCCATGGCCTTTACGGGTCTCCGGCTGTTCCACCACTGA
- a CDS encoding HAD family hydrolase: MRRAIFWDFDGTLTTGEPSWRSCLMMALGPLAERYGVTEEKLRPFLKSGFPWHPDGDGSLVGEAFWGVLFHKFSAAFDSFGVPKPESEAAARRVRDIVLDKSLYHVRPDAAAVLAVCAFKGYKNYILTNNFPEWESLFEGLGLRQFFSGIVNSGTVGACKPHERIFRIAERAANFPSLIWMVGDNPIADIGGAKNAGWHTAHITRPGAANSGAEVTVTSLSELLKFL; the protein is encoded by the coding sequence ATGCGCCGGGCCATATTCTGGGACTTTGACGGGACCCTTACCACCGGGGAGCCTAGCTGGCGCTCCTGTCTTATGATGGCCCTGGGGCCGCTGGCGGAACGGTATGGGGTAACCGAGGAAAAGCTGCGCCCTTTCCTGAAAAGCGGCTTTCCCTGGCACCCGGACGGCGACGGCAGCCTTGTGGGGGAAGCCTTCTGGGGGGTGCTGTTCCATAAGTTTTCGGCGGCGTTTGATAGCTTTGGGGTCCCAAAGCCGGAGTCCGAAGCCGCCGCCCGGCGGGTGCGGGATATCGTTCTGGACAAGAGCCTGTACCATGTGCGGCCCGATGCGGCGGCTGTCCTGGCGGTATGCGCCTTTAAGGGGTATAAGAATTACATCCTCACCAACAACTTTCCCGAATGGGAGAGTCTGTTCGAGGGGCTGGGGCTCAGACAGTTCTTCTCAGGAATAGTCAATTCCGGCACCGTTGGGGCCTGCAAGCCCCACGAGAGGATATTCCGCATCGCCGAGCGCGCCGCCAATTTCCCCTCCCTTATTTGGATGGTGGGCGATAACCCCATAGCGGACATCGGGGGCGCGAAAAATGCCGGGTGGCACACGGCCCATATCACAAGGCCCGGGGCAGCAAACTCCGGGGCAGAGGTTACCGTCACCTCCCTCAGCGAACTGCTCAAATTTCTTTAA
- the purD gene encoding phosphoribosylamine--glycine ligase, which produces MDILLDILVVGSGGREHTIIRKLKESPRVGKLYCAPGNGGISADAECCKVDAMDKEGMLALAREKKVDLVFVAPDDPLGAGMVDYLEAGGFTCFGPNQKAAEIESSKVFSKNLMKKYGIPTASYEVFTSPSEALAYIKKQDKYPAVIKADGLAVGKGVFVAQNEQEAAEALHSLMEEKKFGSSGDRVVVEEFLTGPEVTVLAFTDGHAMCPMVSSMDHKRAYDNDMGPNTGGMGTISPSPFYTDEIAKVCMDTIFLPTMNAMNAEGRRFKGCLYFGLMLTPDGPKVIEYNSRFGDPETQVVLPRLETDLADIIKAVADEKLSELDIKWSEDACACVIIASGGYPGSYEKGKLITGLDGNGQLEGATVIHAGTKLENGKYYTSGGRVLGITAKGVDLREALDKAYKAVEKVSFEGAFYRKDIGRACFSSE; this is translated from the coding sequence ATGGATATATTGCTCGACATACTTGTCGTCGGCAGCGGCGGCAGGGAGCATACCATCATCCGCAAGCTCAAAGAGAGCCCCCGGGTGGGTAAGCTCTACTGCGCCCCCGGCAACGGCGGCATCTCGGCGGACGCGGAGTGCTGCAAGGTGGACGCTATGGACAAGGAGGGTATGCTGGCCCTGGCAAGAGAAAAGAAAGTGGACTTAGTGTTCGTGGCCCCGGACGACCCTCTGGGGGCCGGTATGGTGGACTATCTCGAGGCGGGCGGCTTCACCTGCTTCGGACCCAATCAGAAGGCAGCCGAGATAGAGAGCAGCAAGGTGTTCTCCAAGAACCTTATGAAAAAGTATGGGATACCTACCGCCAGTTACGAGGTGTTCACCTCTCCTTCTGAAGCGCTGGCATACATAAAGAAGCAGGACAAGTACCCGGCGGTCATCAAGGCCGACGGCTTGGCTGTGGGCAAGGGGGTCTTCGTCGCCCAGAACGAGCAGGAGGCCGCCGAAGCCCTGCATTCCCTGATGGAGGAAAAGAAATTCGGCTCCTCCGGGGACCGGGTAGTGGTGGAGGAGTTCCTCACCGGACCCGAGGTCACCGTGCTGGCCTTTACGGACGGCCACGCCATGTGCCCGATGGTAAGCTCCATGGACCATAAGCGGGCTTATGACAACGATATGGGCCCCAACACCGGCGGCATGGGCACCATCAGCCCCAGCCCCTTCTATACCGACGAGATCGCCAAGGTCTGCATGGACACTATCTTCCTGCCCACCATGAACGCCATGAACGCCGAGGGCCGCAGGTTCAAGGGCTGTCTTTACTTCGGCCTTATGCTGACCCCCGACGGCCCCAAGGTGATAGAGTACAACTCCCGCTTTGGAGATCCCGAGACCCAGGTGGTGCTCCCCAGGCTTGAAACGGACCTGGCGGACATTATTAAGGCCGTGGCCGATGAAAAGCTTAGCGAGCTGGACATCAAGTGGTCGGAGGACGCCTGCGCCTGCGTGATAATTGCAAGCGGCGGCTATCCGGGCAGCTACGAAAAGGGCAAGCTTATCACCGGCCTGGACGGGAACGGCCAGCTTGAGGGCGCGACGGTCATACACGCGGGTACGAAGCTTGAGAACGGAAAATACTACACCTCCGGCGGGCGCGTGCTGGGCATTACCGCCAAGGGCGTAGACCTCAGGGAGGCGCTGGATAAAGCCTATAAGGCGGTGGAAAAGGTGTCCTTTGAGGGGGCGTTTTATCGTAAGGATATCGGAAGGGCTTGCTTTTCCTCGGAATAA
- a CDS encoding TraX family protein has product MTWQIVKIIAIVSMTLDHASKTFLTQQLLVENLGMSLTVSFWLLHAMEALGRIAFPLYAFGIAQGCTYTKSRGKFLLRLLLFYGLSQWIGPLEINWDNAMP; this is encoded by the coding sequence ATGACATGGCAAATCGTTAAAATAATTGCCATTGTTTCAATGACACTGGACCATGCGTCCAAGACATTCCTTACCCAGCAATTACTCGTTGAAAATCTGGGTATGAGCCTGACTGTCTCCTTCTGGCTGCTTCATGCCATGGAGGCACTTGGGCGCATTGCCTTTCCACTCTACGCTTTCGGCATCGCTCAGGGGTGTACATACACTAAGAGCCGGGGTAAGTTCCTTCTGCGCCTGCTTCTGTTCTATGGGCTGAGCCAGTGGATAGGTCCCCTTGAGATAAACTGGGACAATGCAATGCCATAA
- a CDS encoding Type 1 glutamine amidotransferase-like domain-containing protein: MSAWQNVLLTDSGFFDPFDLKRPLAPIVERFAQMVGKPFSQARVLFVPAAACDEESRQLADILQWELEKLSFLPEHITAYELDGSLSDKEVLDFDVMFFTGGWCEHLLKLIKQTHFNELIQKFVFSNKVYVGVSAGSVIATPNIMGCFGGAESEETSSLGLIPAYIDCHCDLKPGLTAKRLPLPHILLHFNQALAVSSGGFQLLEDREARHTIDWTYPPRFGVEVFRPID; encoded by the coding sequence ATGAGCGCCTGGCAGAACGTACTATTGACCGATTCGGGATTTTTTGACCCCTTTGACCTAAAACGGCCCCTCGCGCCCATAGTGGAGCGTTTCGCCCAGATGGTGGGCAAGCCCTTTTCCCAGGCCCGGGTGTTGTTCGTCCCTGCCGCAGCCTGTGACGAGGAATCACGGCAACTGGCGGATATACTCCAATGGGAGTTGGAAAAGCTTAGCTTTCTTCCTGAGCATATCACCGCCTATGAGCTGGACGGCTCTTTAAGCGATAAGGAGGTTCTGGACTTTGACGTGATGTTCTTCACCGGCGGGTGGTGCGAGCACCTTTTAAAGCTCATCAAGCAAACGCATTTCAACGAGTTGATCCAAAAGTTCGTGTTCTCCAATAAGGTCTACGTGGGTGTCAGCGCGGGCAGTGTGATTGCCACTCCCAATATCATGGGCTGCTTTGGCGGTGCAGAGAGCGAGGAGACCTCCTCTCTGGGGCTTATACCAGCGTACATCGACTGCCACTGCGACCTGAAGCCCGGCTTGACAGCTAAACGACTTCCTCTCCCCCATATTCTGCTGCATTTCAACCAGGCTTTGGCTGTCAGCTCCGGCGGCTTCCAGCTGCTGGAGGACCGTGAGGCCCGCCATACCATTGACTGGACATACCCGCCGCGGTTTGGCGTGGAGGTGTTCCGGCCTATCGACTAA
- a CDS encoding Gfo/Idh/MocA family protein, which translates to MNAPITFAIAGFGDRGSTYASMQKLFPDRMKVVAVADLNPNKVKKARELYNIPEENCFASAEEMFEKGRLADVCVVSTMDRQHVGHAIPALELGYHVLMEKPISPDIEKCREILEVSKKHPDQHIILCHVLRYTNFYNTLKDIIGSGKIGEVVSICANENVGYWHQAHSFVRGNWRNSDETSPMILQKSCHDMDILTWLVGKKCKSVSSVGGIHLFKKERAPEGSTDYCLGGCKIKDECIFDAEKIYLTGEKTGLMQGGNWISSVLSVENTVESTYEALRNGPYGRCVYHCDNNVVDHQQTNLLMEDGTTIQFTMCAFTEDCYRYFKAMGTMGEIEADMKSNVLRVRVFGKGEEVMDLKAMSADLKGHGGGDSGIVEDFLNMLIDGAEPTERTTTLEHSMESHYVALAAEESRLNGGKLVDLEEFRNRGI; encoded by the coding sequence ATGAACGCACCTATAACCTTCGCCATCGCTGGCTTCGGCGATCGGGGCAGCACCTACGCCTCCATGCAGAAACTCTTCCCGGACCGCATGAAGGTGGTTGCCGTGGCCGACCTCAACCCGAACAAGGTCAAAAAGGCCCGGGAGCTCTATAATATTCCCGAGGAAAACTGCTTTGCGAGCGCCGAGGAGATGTTTGAAAAGGGACGGCTTGCCGACGTATGCGTGGTGTCCACCATGGACCGCCAGCACGTGGGCCATGCCATACCCGCCCTGGAACTTGGGTATCATGTGCTCATGGAGAAGCCCATCTCCCCCGATATAGAGAAGTGTCGGGAGATACTAGAGGTCTCGAAAAAGCACCCGGACCAGCATATCATACTCTGCCACGTCCTGCGGTACACCAACTTCTATAATACCTTAAAGGACATCATCGGCAGCGGCAAAATCGGCGAGGTGGTCTCTATCTGCGCCAACGAGAACGTGGGCTACTGGCACCAGGCCCACTCTTTTGTGCGGGGCAACTGGCGCAATTCTGATGAAACCAGTCCAATGATTTTGCAGAAGTCCTGTCACGATATGGACATACTCACATGGCTTGTGGGCAAAAAGTGCAAGTCCGTGTCGTCCGTCGGCGGCATACACCTGTTCAAAAAGGAGCGCGCACCGGAGGGCTCCACCGACTACTGCCTGGGGGGCTGCAAAATCAAGGATGAGTGTATCTTTGACGCGGAGAAGATATATCTCACCGGCGAGAAGACCGGGCTTATGCAGGGCGGCAACTGGATAAGCTCCGTGCTCAGCGTGGAAAACACTGTCGAGTCCACCTATGAAGCGCTGCGCAACGGTCCCTATGGCCGCTGCGTGTACCACTGTGACAACAACGTGGTGGACCATCAGCAGACAAATCTGCTGATGGAGGACGGCACCACTATCCAATTCACCATGTGCGCCTTTACAGAGGACTGCTACCGCTATTTCAAGGCCATGGGCACCATGGGCGAGATAGAAGCCGACATGAAGTCCAACGTCCTCCGCGTGCGGGTCTTCGGCAAGGGCGAGGAGGTCATGGACCTGAAGGCCATGTCCGCTGACCTTAAAGGCCACGGCGGCGGCGACAGCGGCATTGTCGAGGACTTCCTTAACATGCTTATCGATGGCGCGGAGCCCACCGAACGCACCACCACCCTGGAACACTCCATGGAGAGCCACTATGTGGCCCTGGCAGCGGAGGAGTCCCGGCTGAACGGCGGAAAGCTGGTGGATTTGGAGGAGTTCCGTAATAGGGGTATATAA
- a CDS encoding 4Fe-4S dicluster domain-containing protein — MLNETRKPGIPAEEITRVKGLGFLWDKTTPDCFNGRVITRNGKMTAKELAAVAEAAEKFGNGQVALTVRLTAEIQKVPFENIEPLREFLKERGLETGGTGAKVRPVVSCKGTTCQYGLIDTFALSEAIHKRFYEGWHDVKLPHKFKIAVGGCPNNCVKPDLNDLGIVGQRVPVIDLEKCRGCKVCQIEKNCPIHVPKVVDGKVLIDDAQCNHCGRCINKCPFKAFEEYVPGYKVYIGGRWGKKVARGKFLGKLLTSPEEVLDVIEKAITLFQDKGQQGERFADTVERLGFEEVEKQLL, encoded by the coding sequence ATGCTGAATGAGACGAGGAAACCCGGCATACCGGCCGAGGAGATAACCCGAGTAAAGGGACTTGGCTTCCTCTGGGACAAGACAACCCCCGACTGCTTTAACGGCCGTGTGATAACCCGCAACGGCAAAATGACCGCCAAGGAGCTTGCTGCGGTTGCCGAGGCCGCAGAGAAGTTTGGAAACGGCCAAGTGGCGCTGACGGTGCGCCTTACGGCGGAGATACAGAAGGTGCCCTTTGAGAACATCGAGCCCCTGCGAGAGTTCTTAAAGGAGCGCGGTCTTGAGACCGGCGGCACGGGGGCCAAGGTGCGCCCGGTGGTGTCCTGCAAGGGGACCACCTGTCAGTACGGCCTTATCGACACCTTTGCCCTGTCGGAGGCCATCCACAAGAGGTTCTATGAGGGCTGGCACGACGTGAAGCTGCCGCATAAGTTCAAGATAGCCGTGGGCGGCTGCCCCAATAACTGCGTAAAGCCGGACCTTAACGACCTGGGCATAGTGGGCCAGCGAGTGCCGGTGATAGACCTGGAGAAGTGCCGGGGCTGCAAGGTCTGCCAGATAGAGAAGAACTGTCCAATACACGTGCCCAAGGTGGTGGACGGTAAAGTGCTCATAGACGATGCTCAGTGCAACCACTGTGGACGCTGCATTAACAAATGTCCCTTCAAGGCCTTTGAGGAGTATGTGCCTGGATATAAGGTATATATTGGTGGGCGCTGGGGCAAGAAGGTGGCAAGGGGAAAATTCCTCGGTAAGCTGCTTACCAGCCCCGAGGAGGTCCTGGACGTGATAGAAAAAGCCATCACTCTGTTCCAGGACAAGGGACAGCAGGGAGAGCGCTTCGCGGACACGGTGGAGCGGCTTGGCTTTGAGGAAGTGGAAAAGCAGCTGCTGTAA